A single Gopherus flavomarginatus isolate rGopFla2 chromosome 17, rGopFla2.mat.asm, whole genome shotgun sequence DNA region contains:
- the SETX gene encoding probable helicase senataxin isoform X3, translating to MSSPVAGVRMSTCRWCTPGGSSTTQFLRTYASKTLSPEDRAAANDDLCYCLECVVEYHKARDELPGLLQEILWELETSRLIDHFEKSMKTDIEEDDELFIVDDNGETKLSGYTGPDFENNLRVPLLEILKYPYLLLHARISELCVEAICKMEQVNFSFQVFDKHPGIYLLLVHPNEVIRRWAILTARNLGKVDRDDYYDLQEVLTCLFKVIELGLFDSPDIYSSSMIEKGKLILLPSHLYDTTNYKNYWLGICMLLTVLEEQAMDSLLLGPDKQNDFMQSILHTMEKQTDDESTDPFWPALHCFMVILDQLGSKVWGQLIDPVQAFQTIINNVSYNNEITNIRNSSRRTKSEPESNYEDEMVTCSQIVYNYNTEKPKKDTGWKTAICPDYCPNMYEDMQSLANVLQSDIGQDMRVHNSTFLWFIPFVQSLMDLKDLGVAYIVEVIHHLCSEIKGFLSERVQQCDKVSEFFILILVSVIELHRNKKCLHLLWISSQEWVEAVVKCANLPTIAFTRCSEKAPGNCPKVTSAISSQASNSVQHACVQLIRSLLREGYQLGQQTVCKQFLDKLNLLLRGNLPLGWQLKNRETQELQMCLKQVIRSIKDRSSNASIPVENSVICTNLPTIPIKQEKGTASDRCQMNIHHRDSLSPPFSLASGSDEACQERSSPERRGIGEEVYREMSFNNRRLCVTAECLLTDIKKEPHDRSFQECEHPDSSGATKLHKNAHKNGNNHQVQGNQNKNNSLLKQCFNTSPQVSDFKSRAILERGETEVRMPEYPSAQFCSSSHEDTHSSIGKDGSGSSNSCSKFKTDPNKITNLKTQVQNADWTTKLLQLMKQSASNSEVDQQRSHSESLYTSKDGSRDQEVNILSEGETSVNFNTSNGSENKQENSMNSTFQIKLLSLKQESNDTKADYSNSFKKEAGLKEGESSDEDDNIPLATFKHYLKKKRPLSRRSSSLPKPLLNKDLNTEIPDQGQSNSGSLCPKTGDLEDKKVSMRCTDETSTYFNIPSSSENKGEIPRDAPLISPLLIKHESTDRLLDFSRYFKGEGDAEEKRNSEDNGAIACDLVKMKSGASPLTDSQIDRDLDKLSLAAYAKGVHFPVDSSQEHSIHLCDIKRKVKGAVRSSTKGQSNESSSDTDCPNNEVIVISDSSSDEEKKLAIKKPVKKEVCVCPDKQPLTSGYVSDSANKKEQLKTHSSPLPCEEHNSQFFEFETEDDVFSVWQDSQINDEEVNRAQEQDSNLTSTSNCTSDSFELADRINDWGYDTDYISDDIIEKAEKIVERQIDSLSYKKVSKTGTKTEAPFQEPAIKGNAAAQSENFTHPDAVAKDHAKNTGLMEPRASTSSVSLASKLTIKKSTLSPAKSLAKSKMVRTALRSPRKMSLKTVQNKKLPQTSSRNTEPCRSTPAVVPPKKVRQCPEPTSTVVKLGLKKAPRKAFEFSQRSLDSLAELRSYGKAAGAVQTARKQKTKLIAPQNLVIKHNRKMLACQDLQFLRQIRPTQVGRGKNQTGSSEGRSKKITKKSNPKHPIQQPVASDPVSAAGTSEKQKERIAEQICYPSSKDGKKVRKSFSFEREEVQTPHMDKTVPHGSKESNMKIEENNMAGPALQIESCFSSSLTGDYKNEPAERDYVVPLVSPSTPHFEGATLKESKPKLKENSDEDDLFLTQSDPVDMEMCSQMENIGDIMSSEKEPLDTEVDAAESLLQNEPLGIVKCKYKDCTEQVEKTGEYCSKHSATSASDHLFIKPGLPPPKPEKPSTAKNFSSNSSSRSANLTKDFENISKHSLSSKAKSKVVKSSVSKAGNPKAVSAENQIFKTPSFSRSLQSQSSSNVLRPQNMQTNSTSHFPNRSASGAHSGQERSLPSFPQANALVTQQRDHSIFVTEVLKWNYEMFVNFSQFGLPYNLLQSVMVSVPVKFHGYNDYFNTFFPLMMLNAFETVAQEWIENQKTREKNSYHLHLQNFCADLNRADFTACIRESDLAKQLHPKEDDLVFLVVPEKQNTFAEESEMESHLVYHVGFVTRFSRASLRETRQNEQHVVCHLSIQTRGNLSYYINQPMKCIVISSLVTTQRRFRGLLLLSRSPLAKPIINPSYADFCPRDLNVTSESTTSYVRDYNADQKKAIETAYAMVKEHPRLPRICLIHGPPGTGKSKTIVGLLYRILTERSGNENRAQNLNAKIKRNRVLVCAPSNAAVDELMKKIILEFKEKCQDRRNPLGNCGDVNLVRLGPEKSISIDVLRFSLDSQVSHRMNRGQPGRDQDIHRKKEALDRQLDSLSRQRAMDRCDKRQKSQKLDEEIARLSKERQQLTSQLRKVGGRPQEVQASIILESHIICCTLSTSGGFLLESAFRRQGLDPFSCVIVDEAGQSCEVETLIPLTHRCSKLVLVGDPKQLPPTVISMKAQEYGYDQSMMARLHKHLEEQMQQSVIGKLPVVQLTIQYRMHPDICLFPSNYIYGRTLKTDRATEENRCSSDWLFQPYLVFDVADGHEKRDNDSFANPQEVKLVMEIMKLIKEKKNDIGFRHIGIITPYSAQKKMIQQELDREFGRGRAGEVDTVDGFQGRQKDCILVTCVRANSTQGSIGFLASLQRLNVTITRARYSLFILGRLTTLMENKDWNKLIQDAQRRGAIIKTCDKYYKKDAVKILKLKPALQRPLSYPPTAALSEKATEVQACLGSDGKNKVTNRQSSSDSRRLSASAGLSAQGNGVVRQAPESQALGSKGITLPTPVQPAARERPRDPRLARRTEATGKEQASKNSNPSALSNPDVTLSRGLDASSAPWGQISTVQPPVSKAEDWNKPNQTVRQSEMPFTASHTARHDHDWRVSVSSKEAITVGKEDQKGNEWSKEKDYRTPASRRASEQPPENKDLSEAKRRKVSY from the exons atTCGTCGATGGGCCATCCTGACAGCAAGAAATTTAGGGAAAGTCGACAGGGATGATTACTATGACTTACAGGAAGTGTTGACTTGTTTGTTTAAAGTCATTGAGTTGGGGCTGTTTGATAGTCCTGATATTTATAGTTCTTCAATGATTGAGAAGGGGAAACTCATTCTTCTGCCATCCCATTTGTACGATACCACCAACTACAAAAACTACTGGCTTG GTATCTGTATGTTGCTAACAGTGCTGGAAGAACAAGCTATGGATTCTTTGTTGCTGGGTCCAGATAAACAGAATGATTTCATGCAGTCTATACTTCATACCATGGAGAAACAAACAGATG ATGAAAGCACTGATCCCTTCTGGCCAGCGCTGCACTGTTTCATGGTGATTCTGGATCAGCTCGGGTCTAAAGTGTGGGGTCAGCTCATCGATCCAGTCCAGGCCTTTCAAACCATTATCAACAATGTCAGCTACAACAATGAAATAACAAATATACGGAATAGTTCAAGGAG GACTAAATCTGAACCAGAGTCAAACTATGAGGATGAAATGGTTACTTGCAGCCAGATTGTGTATAATTACAATACAGAAAAGCCCAAAAag GATACTGGATGGAAGACAGCCATTTGTCCAGATTATTGCCCCAACATGTATGAAGATATGCAgtcattggctaatgtgcttcaGTCTGATATTGGCCAAGATATGCGTGTCCATAATAGCACATTTCTGTGGTTTATTCCTTTTGTTCAGTCCCTAATGGACCTCAAGGACTTGGGCGTGGCTTATATAGTAGAGGTCATTCACCATCTGTGCTCAGAAATCAAAGGCTTTCTTAGTGAAAGAGTCCAGCAATGTGACAAAGTTTCTGAATTTTTCATCCTGATCCTGGTGTCAGTTATTGAACTACACAGAAATAAGAAGTGCCTGCATTTGCTGTGGATTAGCTCTCAGGAATGGGTGGAAGCAGTAGTGAAATGTGCTAACCTTCCAACCATAGCATTTACGCGCTGCTCTGAAAAAGCACCTGGAAACTGTCCTAAAGTTACATCAGCAATATCTTCACAGGCTTCTAACTCTGTACAGCATGCTTGCGTGCAGTTGATACGCAGCCTTCTTCGAGAAGGCTACCAGCTAGGGCAACAAACTGTTTGCAAGCAGTTTCTAGATAAGCTCAATCTGCTTTTGCGGGGAAACTTACCTCTGGGTTGGCAGCTGAAGAACCGGGAAACTCAGGAATTGCAAATGTGTTTAAAGCAGGTAATAAGGAGTATAAAGGACAGATCATCAAATGCTTCCATACCTGTGGAAAATAGCGTGATCTGTACAAATTTGCCCACCATTCCTATAAAGCAAGAGAAAGGGACAGCCAGTGACAGATGTCAGATGAATATACATCACAGGGATAGCCTCAGTCCCCCCTTTTCTTTAGCATCTGGGAGCGATGAGGCCTGTCAAGAGAGATCTTCCCCTGAAAGAAGAGGCATTGGGGAAGAGGTGTATAGGGAAATGTCTTTTAACAATAGAAGATTATGTGTAACGGCAGAATGCCTTTTGACAGATATTAAAAAAGAACCTCACGATAGGTCATTTCAGGAATGTGAACATCCTGATAGCTCTGGAGCAACAAAATTACACAAGAATGCGCATAAAAATGGAAACAACCACCAAGTGCAGGGGAACCAAAATAAGAATAACTCCTTACTTAAACAGTGCTTCAACACAAGTCCTCAAGTCTCGGATTTCAAAAGTCGTGCTATATTGGAAAGAGGCGAAACAGAAGTGAGGATGCCAGAGTATCCGAGTGCTCAGTTTTGTTCCAGTTCTCATGAAGACACTCACAGCTCAATTGGAAAAGATGGAAGTGGCTCCTCTAATTCCTGTTCAAAGTTTAAGACGGATCCTAATAAAATCACAAATTTGAAAACCCAGGTACAGAATGCTGATTGGACCACAAAACTACTACAGTTAATGAAGCAATCCGCTTCAAATTCAGAAGTAGACCAACAACGGTCTCACTCTGAGTCTCTCTATACAAGTAAAGATGGCAGCAGAGATCAGGAAGTGAATATTTTGAGTGAAGGTGAAACCTCAGTTAACTTTAATACTTCAAATGGTTCTGAAAATAAGCAGGAGAACAGTATGAACAGTACTTTTCAAATCAAGCTGCTCTCTCTTAAGCAGGAATCAAATGATACCAAGGCAGATTAttcaaattcctttaaaaaagagGCTGGTTTGAAAGAAGGTGAAAGTAGTGATGAAGACGACAATATTCCACTTGCTACGTTTAAacattatttaaagaaaaagagaCCCCTTTCAAGAAGATCGAGTTCCTTGCCAAAGCCTTTATTGAATAAAGACCTTAACACAGAGATACCAGATCAAGGGCAGTCTAATTCTGGCAGTTTATGCCCAAAGACAGGTGACCTCGAAGATAAAAAAGTGAGCATGCGATGTACAGATGAAACTTCAACATATTTTAACATTCCATCTAGTTCTGAAAATAAAGGGGAGATACCTAGGGATGCTCCTCTAATCAGTCCGCTCTTGATTAAGCACGAGTCAACTGACAGACTGTTAGATTTTTCAAGATATTTTAAAGGAGAAGGCGATgcagaggaaaaaagaaatagtgaagataatggagcaattgCATGTGATTTGGTAAAAATGAAATCTGGAGCTAGCCCCTTAACAGACTCTCAGATTGATAGAGACCTTGATAAATTATCCTTAGCTGCTTATGCCAAAGGTGTCCATTTTCCTGTTGATTCAAGCCAAGAACACTCAATACATCTGTGTGACATTAAAAGGAAAGTAAAAGGTGCTGTTAGATCATCCACAAAGGGCCAAAGTAATGAGTCCTCTTCTGATACAGATTGTCCTAACAATGAAGTCATTGTCATTTCAGATTCCTCTTCTGATGAGGAAAAAAAGTTGGCTATTAAGAAACCAGTAAAAAAAGAAGTCTGTGTATGTCCAGATAAACAACCTTTAACATCTGGCTATGTTTCTGATAGTGCAAACAAAAAAGAGCAGTTGAAGACTCATAGCTCCCCGTTGCCATGTGAGGAACATAATTCTCAGTTTTTTGAGTTTGAAACTGAAGATGATGTCTTTTCAGTCTGGCAAGATTCTCAGATAAATGATGAGGAAGTGAATCGGGCACAGGAACAAGACTCTAACTTGACATCAACAAGCAACTGTACTTCAGATAGTTTTGAGTTGGCAGATCGTATAAATGACTGGGGTTATGATACAGATTACATCAGTGATGATATcattgaaaaagcagaaaagattGTTGAAAGGCAGATAGATTCTCTTTCTTATAAGAAAGTTAGTAAAACTGGCACAAAAACTGAGGCACCTTTTCAAGAGCCTGCTATCAAGGGAAATGCAGCTGCTCAGTCTGAGAATTTTACTCACCCAGATGCTGTTGCTAAAGACCATGCCAAAAACACAGGCTTGATGGAACCCAGAGCATCTACATCTAGTGTATCATTAGCTTCAAAGTTGACTATTAAAAAAAGCACTTTAAGCCCAGCGAAAAGTTTAGCAAAATCCAAGATGGTAAGAACTGCCCTTAGAAGTCCCAGAAAAATGAGTCTTAAAactgtacaaaacaaaaaacttcctcAAACTAGTTCTAGAAATACTGAGCCTTGCAGGTCAACCCCTGCTGTAGTTCCTCCAAAGAAAGTTCGCCAGTGTCCTGAACCAACTTCAACTGTGGTAAAACTTGGCCTAAAAAAGGCCCCCCGCAAAGCATTTGAGTTTTCCCAGCGATCCTTAGATAGTCTGGCTGAATTGCGCAGCTATGGGAAAGCTGCTGGGGCAGTTCAGACTGCACGGAAACAAAAGACTAAATTAATTGCTCCACAGAATCTAGTTATAAAACATAACAGAAAAATGTTAGCCTGCCAAGATCTTCAGTTTTTAAGGCAGATAAGACCCACACaagtggggagagggaaaaatcagacaggaagTTCAGAGGGCAGAAGcaaaaaaataactaaaaagtctAATCCAAAGCATCCTATACAACAGCCTGTGGCTTCTGACCCAGTATCTGCTGCAGGAACTAGTGAAAAACAAAAAGAGCGGATAGCTGAGCAGATATGCTATCCCTCAAGCAAGGAtggaaaaaaagtgagaaaaagCTTCTCATTTGAGAGAGAGGAAGTCCAAACCCCACACATGGATAAAACGGTTCCACATGGTTCTAAGGAATCTAACATGAAAATAGAAGAAAACAATATGGCAGGTCCTGCATTACAGATCGAATCATGTTTTTCCTCATCTTTAACTGGAGACTACAAAAATGAACCTGCAGAGAGAGACTATGTTGTCCCTTTGGTTTCCCCATCTACACCTCACTTTGAGGGAGCAACTTTGAAAGAGAGCAAGcctaaattaaaagaaaacagtgATGAAGATGATTTATTTTTAACTCAGTCAGATCCTGTGGATATGGAAATGTGTTCACAGATGGAAAATATTGGAGATATTATGTCTAGTGAAAAAGAACCACTAGACACGGAAGTTGATGCTGCTGAAAGTCTGCTGCAGAATGAGCCCTTAGGTATTGTGAAGTGTAAGTACAAAGATTGTACAGAACAAGTGGAAAAGACAGGGGAGTACTGTAGTAAGCATTCTGCCACCAGTGCTTCAGATCATCTCTTTATCAAGCCAGGTTTACCACCTCCTAAGCCTGAAAAACCTTCCACTGctaaaaatttcagctcaaatagCTCTTCACGGAGTGCCAACCTCACCAaggattttgaaaatatttcaaagcACTCATTGTCATCAAAAGCCAAGTCAAAAGTAGTAAAATCCAGTGTCTCCAAGGCAGGGAATCCAAAAGCTGTATCAGCAGAGAACCAGATATTCAAGACCCCAAGTTTCAGCAGGAGTCTTCAGTCCCAGAGTTCCAGCAATGTTCTCCGGCCCCAGAACATGCAGACAAACAGTACTTCACATTTTCCCAATAGATCTGCCTCAGGGGCTCATTCAGGGCAAGAAAGAAGtctcccttcctttccacaaGCAAATGCTCTTGTCACTCAACAGCGTGATCATAGTATTTTTGTTACAGAGGTCCTGAAATGGAACTATGAAATGTTTGTCAACTTCAGCCAGTTTGGACTTCCATATAATCTTCTTCAATCAGTTATGGTCTCTGTTCCTGTCAAATTTCATGGATACAATGactattttaatacatttttcccCTTGATGATgctaaatgcctttgaaaca GTTGCACAGGAATGGATAGAAAACCAGAAAACAAGAGAGAAAAATAGTTATCATTTGCACTTACAAAATTTCTGTGCTGACTTGAATCGAGCAGATTTCACAG CATGCATTCGGGAAAGTGATTTGGCAAAACAGCTTCATCCAAAGGAGGATGACTTGGTATTTTTGGTGGTGcctgaaaaacaaaacacctttgcAGAAGAAAGCGAGATGGAGAGCCATCTAGTGTATCATGTTGGTTTTGTGACCCGCTTCTCCCGTGCATCACTCCGTGAAACGA GGCAAAATGAGCAGCATGTTGTCTGTCACCTTTCCATCCAAACTCGAGGCAATTTGTCATACTACATAAACCAGCCAATGAAATGTATAGTGATCAGCTCTCTAGTGACTACACAACGAAGGTTCAGAGGTCTGCTACTGTTGAGCAGGAGTCCGCTGGCTAAACCCATCATAAATCCAAGTTACGCTGACTTCTGTCCCAGGGATTTGAATGTAACTTCCGAGAGCACT ACTTCCTACGTGAGAGACTACAATGCAGATCAGAAGAAGGCTATTGAAACTGCTTATGCTATGGTGAAGGAGCATCCAAGACTTCCCAGAATCTGCCTGATCCATGGGCCACCTGGGACAGGGAAATCAAAAACTATTGTTGGACTCCTGTACCGTATTCTGACAGAG AGGTCTGGGAATGAGAATCGAGCTCAAAACTTGAATGCCAAGATCAAGCGAAACCGTGTTCTGGTTTGTGCACCATCCAATGCTGCTGTTGATGAACTCATGAAAAAGATAATCCTGGAATTCAAAGAAAAATGTCAAGACAGAAGAAATCCTTTGG GAAATTGTGGAGATGTAAACTTAGTGCGACTAGGTCCAGAAAAGTCAATAAGCATTGATGTCCTGAGATTCAGCCTGGACAGCCAAGTTAGCCACAGAATGA acCGGGGACAACCTGGCCGTGACCAGGATATTCACAGGAAAAAGGAAGCCCTGGATCGCCAGCTGGACAGTCTCTCTCGGCAGCGTGCCATGGATAGATGTGATAAGAGGCAGAAG agtcaaAAGTTAGATGAGGAAATTGCCCGACTTTCAAAGGAGCGGCAGCAACTCACTTCTCAGCTGAGGAAG GTCGGAGGGCGCCCTCAGGAAGTGCAGGCTAGCATCATCTTGGAGTCCCACATCATCTGTTGCACATTGAGCACAAGTGGAGGCTTTCTGCTGGAGTCTGCTTTTCGCCGGCAAGGACTTGACCCTTTCAGCTGTGTCATTGTGGATGAG GCGGGACAATCATGTGAGGTTGAAACTCTAATTCCACTGACTCATCGCTGTAGTAAACTTGTCCTTGTTGGAGATCCCAAGCAGCTCCCTCCTACTGTAATATCTatg AAAGCTCAGGAGTATGGCTATGATCAGTCTATGATGGCTCGCCTGCACAAACACCTGGAGGAACAGATGCAGCAGAGTGTTATAGGGAAGTTGCCAGTTGTGCAGCTGACTATACAATATAGGATGCATCCTGAcatctgcctcttcccatccaaTTACATTTATGGAAGGACTTTAAAGACTGACAG AGCAACAGAAGAGAACAGATGTTCTTCAGATTGGCTATTCCAGCCATACCTGGTCTTTGATGTAGCAGATGGCCACGAAAAACGGGATAATGA CTCTTTTGCTAATCCCCAGGAAGTGAAGCTGGTGATGGAAATAATGAAattgattaaagaaaaaaagaatgatatTGGTTTTCGTCACATAGGAATAATCACCCCTTACAGTGCACAGAAAAAGATGATTCAGCAAGAGCTGGACAGAGAGTTTGGAAGGGGCAG AGCGGGGGAAGTGGACACAGTTGACGGGTTCCAGGGTCGACAGAAAGACTGCATTCTAGTGACGTGTGTAAGAGCGAACAGCACACAAGGGTCAATTGG GTTTCTGGCAAGTCTTCAGCGTCTGAATGTTACAATTACCCGAGCAAGGTACAGCCTCTTCATCCTTGGCAGACTGACAACGTTAATG GAAAATAAAGACTGGAATAAGCTGATTCAGGATGCTCAGAGAAGAGGCGCGATCATCAAGACTTGTGACAAATACTATAAAAAGGACGCTGTTAAAATTCTGAAGCTCAAACCAGCATTACAGCGGCCACTCTCCTATCCTCCTACTGCTGCACTGTCAGAGAAAGCTACTGAAGTGCAGGCGTGTTTGGGCAGTGACGGGAAGAATAAAGTCACCAACAGACAAAGCAGCAGTGACTCTAGAAGACTCTCTGCCAGTGCTGGCCTGTCAGCACAAGGCAACGGAGTAGTCCGACAGGCCCCCGAGTCTCAAGCTTTGGGTTCCAAAGGTATCACTCTTCCCACACCGGTGCAGCCTGCTGCTCGAGAAAGACCACGGGATCCAAGACTGGCTAGGAGGACAGAAGCGACAGGGAAGGAGCAGGCCTCCAAGAACAGCAATCCATCAGCCTTGAGCAATCCAGATGTGACATTGTCACGGGGACTTGATGCCTCTTCAGCCCCCTGGGGTCAGATCAGCACTGTGCAGCCTCCTGTCTCCAAGGCAGAAGATTGGAACAAGCCCAACCAAACTGTAAGACAGTCAGAGATGCCTTTCACTGCTTCCCATACAGCCAGGCATGACCATGACTGGAGAGTTTCCGTCTCGTCAAAAGAGGCAATAACTGTCGGTAAAGAAGACCAGAAAGGTAATGAGTGGAGCAAAGAGAAGGACTATCGGACGCCTGCAAGCAGAAGAGCATCGGAACAAcccccagaaaacaaagacttaagTGAGGCCAAGAGGAGGAAGGTCTCCTATTAG